Within Cloacibacillus sp., the genomic segment GTGCCGGAGATACAGGACGGCGTAGTCGAGATACGCAACATCGTCCGCGAGGCCGGAACCCGCGCGAAAATCGCGGTAGGCAGCCTCGACGTCAACGTCGAGCCGCTGGGAGCCTGCGTCGGCAAGCAGGGAAGCCGCATAAAATCTATCAGCAGCGAGCTGAACGGCGAAAGGATAGACATCATCGTCCACAGCAACGACCCGCTCAAATACATCACGAACGCGCTCTCGCCCGCCAAGATAATCCGCATCGAGCCGCTGCTCGACCAGGACAGGTCGGTGCTTGCCTTCGTGCGTCCCGACCAGTTGTCGCTCGCCATCGGCAAGGCGGGGCAGAACGTGCGCCTTGCGGCGCGCCTGACTGGCTGGAAGATAGACATAAAGGTCAAAGAAGAGGAAAAACTTCCCACGATGAAGGATCTCTTCCTCGAGATGCCCGTAGGGTCCGACGAGGAGTCAAGGTAGAAGAGCAATGGCGAAGCAGGCCGCGAACCAGACGCCTAAAAAACTGCGCCCGCGCACATGCGTCGGCTGCATGGAGGAGTCTCCCAAACGCGCGCTTCTGCGCGTCATAAGGACGCCCGAGGGCGAAGTACGCTTTGACCCGACCGGCAAGGCAAACGGGCGCGGTGCGTACGTTTGCGCCAGGCTCTCCTGCGTTGAGGCCGCAAAGAAAAAAAAGGCCTTTTCGCGCGCTTTAAAGGCGGAGGCGCCTGAGTCGCTTTACACTGAACTTGCCGCGCGCTGCGCGGATGAGGAGAATCGCGATGAACGGCAGGACGGATAAGGCGCTCGACATGATGAGCATGGCCCGCAGGGCCGGCGAGCTCATCATAGGACAGGACAAGATCTTCGACGCTATAAAGAGCGGCGGGAGGCTTGCCGTCTTCGTTACAGAGGACTGCTCGCAAAATGTTATGCGCACGCTGAACGCGGCGGAAGCACGCGGAAGCATAAAAATTTTAAACATAAAAGATACCGACAGGGCCCTTTTGGGACAGCGTCTTGGGATAAGCGCGGCGCAGGCCGCGGCGCTTCCAGAAGAAAGCGGCTTTGCGAAAAAGATTTGTTTTTTGATTGAAGACAGGAGTGATGCGGATGAGTAAAATTAGAGTATATGATCTTGCGAAGATGCTGGAAAAGAGCAACACGGAGATGGTCGAAATACTGACCGGCCTCGGCGTCGCAATAAAATCGCACATGAGTTCCATTGACGAGGACCTTGTCCCTATGGTGCAGGAATCTCTCCAGAAGGCCAAAGCCGACGAGTCCAAAAAGGAACTGGAAGCGCTTTCATCCTACCCGACCGTCTATATCCCCGAAGGAGTCTCCGTCTCGGAGGTAGCCTCCCTCTCGGGCGAAAAGGCGGGAAGCGCCGTCAAGGCGCTGATGCTGGAGGGCCTCATGCTGCCCGCCACTACAAGGGCCGACGAAAAGATTTTGCAGATACTTGGCAAAACGTTCAAAAAGAACCTCGTCTTCGGCAAAGCGCAGCCCGAGGAAGAAAAACCGTCGGTGGCCGCGCAGCAGACGAAGGCAGCACCCGCCGCGCCGAAAAATATCCACGAGGCGAAGGCGGCGCATGAGGCTAAGAAAAACGAGCCTCAGAGCCAGAAAAAGAACAAAAAGGGCAAGTCAAAGAAAAACGGAGCCGGAGAGGCTACGCACCGTCCTCCGATAATCACGGTCATGGGACACGTCGACCACGGCAAAACGACGCTTCTTGACAATATCCGCAACACGCACGTCACGGATAAAGAGGCCGGCGGCATCACGCAGCACATAGGTGCCTCGCGCGTCGAATACAACGGCAACACGCTCGTATTCCTCGACACGCCGGGACACGAAGCCTTTACCGCGATGCGTATGCGCGGAGCTCAGGTGACGGACATCGCCGTGCTTGTCGTAGCGGCCGACGACGGCATCAAGCCGCAGACCATCGAAGCGCTGAACCACGCGAAAGCGGCCGGCGTTCCGATAGTGGTCGCGGTAAATAAGGTCGACAAACCCGACGCGAAGCCGGAGCGCGTGCGCCAGCAGCTCTCCGACTACGGACTTGTGCCGGAAGAGTGGGGCGGAGACACCATCATGGTCGACGTCGCCGCAAAGACCGGAGTCAACGTCGACGGCCTGCTTGAGATGCTGCTTCTGGTCGCCGAAATGCAGGAACTTAAGGCCGACCCGAAGGCCGCGCCTACCGGCACCGTCATCGAAGCCAATCTCGACAAGGGCAAAGGCCCCGTAGCCACAGTCATAGTGCAGGAGGGAACGCTGCACCGCGGCGACATCATCCACACCGCCAGCGCCTGGGGCAAGATCCGCGCGATGATAGACGACATGGGGCGCACTGTGAATTCCGCGGGCCCGAGTATGCCGGTTGAGATACTCGGCCTTGAAAACGTCCCGCAGCCCGGAGAAAACTTCAATCTCCTGGACTCTGAACGCGAGGCGCGCGACATAATGTCGC encodes:
- a CDS encoding YlxR family protein; this encodes MAKQAANQTPKKLRPRTCVGCMEESPKRALLRVIRTPEGEVRFDPTGKANGRGAYVCARLSCVEAAKKKKAFSRALKAEAPESLYTELAARCADEENRDERQDG
- the infB gene encoding translation initiation factor IF-2, with protein sequence MSKIRVYDLAKMLEKSNTEMVEILTGLGVAIKSHMSSIDEDLVPMVQESLQKAKADESKKELEALSSYPTVYIPEGVSVSEVASLSGEKAGSAVKALMLEGLMLPATTRADEKILQILGKTFKKNLVFGKAQPEEEKPSVAAQQTKAAPAAPKNIHEAKAAHEAKKNEPQSQKKNKKGKSKKNGAGEATHRPPIITVMGHVDHGKTTLLDNIRNTHVTDKEAGGITQHIGASRVEYNGNTLVFLDTPGHEAFTAMRMRGAQVTDIAVLVVAADDGIKPQTIEALNHAKAAGVPIVVAVNKVDKPDAKPERVRQQLSDYGLVPEEWGGDTIMVDVAAKTGVNVDGLLEMLLLVAEMQELKADPKAAPTGTVIEANLDKGKGPVATVIVQEGTLHRGDIIHTASAWGKIRAMIDDMGRTVNSAGPSMPVEILGLENVPQPGENFNLLDSEREARDIMSQNEADRRETDQSKTKRLTLEELYDKMQTEEVPQLRIVLKTDVQGSLEAFHASLMKMSTDAVSVNIVHEGVGRISESDVMLASASNAIIVGFNVRPDSNAKRVSENEGVQIRLYQVIYDMLDDVKAAMEGMLAPALREHTLGTAEIREMFRVPKVGNIAGCRITEGLLRRSAKVRLIRDGVVFWSGELSSLKHFKDDVREIKAGNECGLSFEKFQDFKVGDVIEAYEILKEKKTLD